ACAAATATATCATGATTCgtacattttattttgatttggACAGACGTACACCGAAGTGCCACCATCCTAACGCAATCAGTGCTGTCAAAAACCCAGCACACGTGGCTCCGTTTTGATTGGGCGACTTAAGGGGCACAGAACATCGTCACCTGGACGTTGCTCTTGAATATGGACTTTCCGCTGCCGTCGGTGATCGTGAGCACAATGTTCGGCTGGGTGGCGCCTCCGTTTTTAACCTCCACATTCACGCCTCCGTACATGCCCGGGTTGAGGGTTTCCACCTTGACGTAGTTGATGGCTTTATTCTGCGTGAAAAGGTGCAAAAGCGGTAACATTATtctgccgtccgtccggaaCCCGGGGTCTAACTCACGTTGATGAACGAAACCAGCGTGGGGCTGAGACTTTTCGCGAACACCGTCTTGTCGAAGCACTGCACCAGTGTGGCCGCGTTCGTACCGAGCTCGGTGACCGTGGGGTTCGTGTTGGTCGGCCGGAAGCCCCCGCTGGGCTGCCAAAGGCTGGCGCACACGGCCAGAACCAGGCAGGCGACACTCGTCGGACGCATTGTATCGCACCGAAAGCCGCGTGAAAGCCAGCTCGAACCAGGACCTCCTCGCACTGAGGCCTGCCGGCCATCGAAAGGTATCTTTTATAGAGTTCCAGCGCAGATGcaggattttattttacaccCATTTGTCGAACCCGTTTACTTTTGGcccgtttcggttccgttttttgcgGAGCGATTCAAGAATGCACATAAAGTTTCCCCGCGAAACTTTCACCGCCACCAGAACGACCAGAGCCGAAAGAGCACAAATGAGTTGCAGATGCACGCAGGCATTAAAGTGTCCGGAGTCCGAAATGAGGTTATGGGCTTCtcggtttcgtgttttttggcATTTGCTGCACCGAGTCGCCGCGGTTCCAAAGTTTATAAAAGCCTGCCATTCTGGCGAATCGGTGAACAAACAGGAAATTACCGTCGTCGCAGCGTCGCAGAATGGTTCGAGCGTTGCGTTACCCGTTGATCGGCGCCATGGCGTTGGTGTGCTGGGCGGTGTCCAACGTCGGGGCCAACTTCAATGGTGTGCAGACATCGAAACAAGCGTACTTTTTTGGCGTCAAGGCACCGGCCGACATCCTGTGCCACTCGCAGACGCTGCTGAAGGGCTCCACTCTGCCGCTCGACGTGTCCTTCACTAATCCGACGGCGGTACGACCTGCCGGGATCACTCGGCAGCAACGGTACGATCGCTAATCGCTTCCGCTAATCGATCCTTTGTCGTTTCTGTAGGCGAAGAACATCGACTTCATCACGGTGGCCGCGGACAGGCTCTCGCAGTACGGCTACACGGCGGCCATTAGCTCCGGGACCGTGGGATCGACGCCTGCTGTGACGGTAAAAATCACCGGGAAAAACGTTCTACCCTACGCCATCCAAGTAAAGTTCTACTGTGCTACCTAAGgacaatgaaataaattatcgtCTTCCGTACTATGATCGTACTTGTTGGGTGTTGGCGATTTACAAAGTGTCCGAAAATGATGATAAGGTGAAGGAACAATTGATTTGAGGCATTTGATTGCCAATCCATTGATTTGAGGGATCATTACTTGGGCGCATTACTTGGGATCGGGTTGGtttaaaacaaatcgaaatattttctatagtttatttttactaactgtattttttgtattggCGAAAGCTCGACCTGTTGATGACTGGGGAGCTCGACAAAGGAATGTGACTAATTTACACAaactttttttataaaataaacgaaactGAAAATAGTGTATGAGCCAATTGTGCTgttcttaattttttaatgccaattgcttaatttttttatttttgaaacctGTTCTGATTGCGCTAAACGGTTAGCTGAAGTGTGACTATCGAATGGTAAGTGGTTGTTCCCACTTCCCTGGCTCTCCTTAAGAGGCAGTAGGTCACACTGCATTTCCAGATGCAGCGCTTCCCGTAACAAAGGTTCCTTCGAAAAGTGCCAACTTTCTCAATCCCTTTCCACCGGCGGTATTGATTTGGGCACTTAAAAAAATGCGCACTACACGATCATAAAAATGTTGCCCGATCCATTTGGAAGTTTCGGCTtcgaaaaaccggaaaagagGTCACTGACAAGAGGAACACACTTCTGGGCCACTCTCGGGCAGCATGACCGAGCGAGAGTATTTATACGAGTGCCCGACCGGACCCGGGCTCAGTCAGCGTAACTTTGTCCAGTATTTGGGGGTTTTGGGGCCGAGCAGAGAACCCGTTGGCCCGTTGGACCAtcgaccaggaccaggaccgcAATCGGAACTGTCGGAACCACGAGAACGATGCAGACCGGACGATTGACGCTGGTTTTGGCAGCGCTGACTCTGCTGGGTTGTGCCCGGGCCCTGACGTTGGTCATCTCGACGGACCTGAGCTACTTCTTCGGCAACAAACCACCCAACAATGTGCTGTGCTACACGACAGCCATTCGCAAGCCCACCATcctgccggtgacggtgacccGCACGGACCCGAACGGCAAAGCCATAAACTTCGTCACGATAAACGCCGAAAAGTACTCGCCGATAGGGTTCACGGTCGACATGACGAGCGGACAGCTCGGTACCAGCTCGATCGGCTACAAGATAAACGGGCCGATTGCGCTTCCGTacgccatcatcattaacATGTACTGTACGCCATAAGTTACTAGTTAATAAAAGCAAACCTTTCTAAACACGTCCCTTGCTAAGTGTCATCGTCTCTATGGCTTTTTCTACGCTCTGTACATTCGtcattatttgtgtttattcgCTTCGTCCCTCCTTTCGTTTACATTCGCAGCCTTCTCCGACCGAAGGTACTTTGCCTCAGTTGGAGCTTTCAGGATGTGCTGcccgatagagagagagagagcgcgagattGTGCTTCCAACCGCCAGATGACGCTCGCGAGCACGCACAGGATGCCCGAGGAGCTTTCGCTGGCCAAGGATTCGCTCGCTGACGGTTGTTCGTGTTGCAAGTATTTAACAATTCTAACTGTTTGCACCGCcgcttgttttaatttaatgtcgtttcagttcagtttaattcctttttttttactgaACTTATTCACTTAGTTTCACTCATGAGTAAAGAAATTGCTCTGAGCACATGGGGTTTGAATACACATTGAATTGTAATCTGTGAGAGAGAACGCATTTGCGATGATCTATCGACTCAATGGGAAGCGTCAAATCATCACCGTAATGCCCACCATTGCCCGAATCAAATCCCCAATCAATTAGGTGCCCTCGTCGTTCCTCGTGCGGTTAATCATATTTCGTGTTTGGTTTCCGGGCATCGCAacaccccgaccgaccggggaccAGATTGTGCTCAATCGCCCCCGATCAAATTATGATCCGTGTGCCGTGAGTATGCAATTACGCAAACTCGCGGATATCGAAGGCCCCAAAACGGACGGGCTCGTctgccaaaaagaaaaaaacgagctTCGAATTGGAAAACGAATCATAAACGGAGCGCCACGTATCGGGCCACCGCCAACAAAAGTGCAGCTGACCCAAATCCCCGGCCGCGAATCGTGCGGCTCGATTTGCATACGCGGCGCAATGCATAAAATGCAACACGATGCATCGTCGGCTCCGGTGCAACGCAAGCAGCATCCACGAGGCAGACTGTCGCCGTCGGCCAGTCTATTGCttcgggattttttttttttgcccatgTGTACTTTTTACCATTTCTATTTGCCCATGTGCTCCATGTGGCCGATTTAGAATGGCTTTTCGCTCTCCTTTTTGTTgtcgagtgttttttttctctctgttggCTTACCATTTCGATCCACGTTTGCTGCACTCGGCTTGCATTTCAATAATCGGTCGGCAGCTGTTGCATCGGGTCGGGGTTGCATGATTTCCTATGCTACCCACACATGCCCACGGTGGGGTTCGAGGTGGTGGCCCACCGCCGTCCTCGTCTCCGTCACGAGCTTTCACAATCCATTTGGACTATAAATTCGTCCAAATTCCTGCCCAACAACACCGTGGGACGGTCGGTCGAAGGAAACGGTGCGAAACAAGAGTGGACCAGAAATGGAACAGAGCTGGCGCGTCACAGATTTCCACTCTCGCATCCGCACGCATGACCGTCCCCGGCTTCCTGGCAGCCCCGGCCATCGTCGCGGGTGACAGGAACAAATCGCGGATTGATGCCGCGGATGCATGGGCATTTGTTAAGccaccaccgatccgatccggtggaAACGAGGGCTTCATTTTTTGTGCCCCTCGCGATGGGTCACTGACCGGGGCTTTGCTCTTTTTATGCGCGGCCGGATGCACCGGTGGATGCACCCGCGGATCAAAATATGACGTGCGAACAGGGGCGTACGGTGGctcgattttatttgcatcCGTTTGGCCCCGATGTTGGTCGGGCCCCCGGGGAGTGCCGCCTGGGCCGCCATTGCTTTGCATAGGAAGGATTATGGGATACACACCGATTGCGATGGGACAACGTGGGAATTTGCTGATGGTGGCGGAAAAGCTATGGCTTGACACTGTTTACCAACGAGCTTTGCCATCACCAAATTCTTTGTTGAACAGATTGGGAAattcaaacataaattaactCAAGGATATTTTGAGCAAAGAACTTATTTATTGTAACTATAAATTCCGTAACTTCGAAGGGGAGAAGTATATTTATTGGTTTTAACGTAAGAGTAGTTAGTTTTAGCTACAATAATTGAACAGAAAGCCTGATTTTGTTCTGGGTAGGAACACTTAGTCGATAATGTTTTAAGATAATgtttaaagaaaaatattgaCAGAATAACGTGTATCGTCCATAGACCATCCGGGTAATGAACGTAAAGGATGATGAGGGTAATAAACGTAAAGGATATTACATTACACTTATTAACATTCACAGTCATACTGAATCCTGGCTCTGTCCATtctaaataataataaaaaacccaAATAGAAGTCGGTGTGgattaaatcaaacaaatgtttctattgttttcaAAGTCAGGACTTCAAAAAAGGCACTTTCAATGACGAGTAATGATTTGTTGGCACCTCGGTTCAATCAATACTTCTGCCTTCAGGCCATTAAAGAGCACAAATTCTTGAGCCGTCCCCTTAAGACACACCGTCCCAGCACGGTTTGCTCCACTTTCCGGCCACTTCCCGGTGCTTTCGTGCTCTACttttccgcgttttttttttccatcgccgaaaccgaaaacgacgGCCCCGGCCAGCTGTTCTGCGATTCACTTCATCCTGCGCCAGAAATTAGCACGTCCCCCCCCGGTGTACGACTTGCCGGGCAGAGCCTGTAATTGGCCGGTGGGGGTGGGGAAGCCTGTCTACAATTACCGGTGGTGGTACGAAAGTGAAACGCGCACCGAAAAATACCGCTCGGAAAGAAACCCGAATCTTCCCCATTAATCCGCAGCCGGGCGAACCGTCCGGAAGTCCTCGGTGAGGGTGCGAGGACCACCAGACGGGGCAGTGTTCTACATTCGTCGGGTGCATCTTGCACCCGCGCCCGGCCCCCTGGGCGCGCAAACCCGACCCTTTTTGTGTTGGGCCAACGGAGAGCCGTTTGAGCGCCCGTTGAAGCGATAATcctttaattaaaaatcaaaacaaacacaacgaAAACGTGGCCAGCACGAAGAAATGCAATCATCGCGTCTACGGCGGAAGCGGCCCG
The nucleotide sequence above comes from Anopheles bellator chromosome 1, idAnoBellAS_SP24_06.2, whole genome shotgun sequence. Encoded proteins:
- the LOC131215872 gene encoding uncharacterized protein LOC131215872: MRPTSVACLVLAVCASLWQPSGGFRPTNTNPTVTELGTNAATLVQCFDKTVFAKSLSPTLVSFINNKAINYVKVETLNPGMYGGVNVEVKNGGATQPNIVLTITDGSGKSIFKSNVQVTMFCAP
- the LOC131214372 gene encoding uncharacterized protein LOC131214372, coding for MQTGRLTLVLAALTLLGCARALTLVISTDLSYFFGNKPPNNVLCYTTAIRKPTILPVTVTRTDPNGKAINFVTINAEKYSPIGFTVDMTSGQLGTSSIGYKINGPIALPYAIIINMYCTP
- the LOC131215873 gene encoding uncharacterized protein LOC131215873, giving the protein MALVCWAVSNVGANFNGVQTSKQAYFFGVKAPADILCHSQTLLKGSTLPLDVSFTNPTAAKNIDFITVAADRLSQYGYTAAISSGTVGSTPAVTVKITGKNVLPYAIQVKFYCAT